ACTGAAGCCTTCTCACGTACTCTGAGATTATTAAACACATAGTTATAAGGACAAAGCATTTAAGTAGCTACCTTTATGCCTAATTTGACTACATTCTTATCATGCAGATGAGGAATGCCCACAGTAACTACTAAGCTTCATAAGATTCACTCTCTAAATATGCCTTTATCAGTCTTGAATCTCATAGGGTATATCTAATTTTTAAAGatctatatttaataaaatattaatactaCTAATGATGATTTTATAATATACTCAGCAATGCTCCTCAGAACATCAGTGCAGAATAAGAAAACTAATTCAGTGATTTTAATGACAAAATGTAACAGCTGGAAAGAGTCCAAAGTACGCAGTGCTAAACTGCGGAAAGAATCTGACAACTAACAAAGCCTTGTTGCTTCCATATAATACTAAATATACAAGAACCACACAGCACCAGAACTTTTTACATATATGATTATATATTCTGAAAGCAGCTATAATTAAGAATTTATATTATACACAAAAACTATGGTAAGAGAATATTAAGGCTATAAAATTAAACACTCAGGCATGAAGTATGCCAAAATTAAAGCAGCCTTTGCATTACAAaggaattttgtggcagcagTAGGGGTTGAGAATTCAATCCTTCAGGGCAGCTCACAGCTGCATTAACCATGagtctcctttctcttctgtgattttgcatttcacatttttaactcCTGCAACAAATGAACAAGGGAATGTCCATGAAACAGTTTCAAATTATTACAGAGCGCCATTAACTGAGTTTACAAAATAACCAACTGCAATAGCAAGTCGTTTTCCCCTGGTGGACCAGCTACAAGAGTGAACAAGGTATCTTCCCAATGGATGTCGCTAGATTTGCTTGTGCCAGAGTTACACTGAGACACTGGAATCTTTCATTGCAGACTCTGCTACTGACTGAAGGTGCGCTTCCTACAACTCTTTCTATTCTGAAAGACTGCTAAATTCCAAATACTAATAccaatactaataataataattcagtaTTAGGAGAAGATGAGAGAGACAGTTGAATGGTTTGGCCACTGTCTGTCTGTAGTCTcgcagatattttttttcccctccagagaTAAAGCTACCTTAAAACAGCTACTGCTCTCCCAGCAGCCTGGCGACTCTCTCCTGTTCTCCTGCCACCCCTTCAGTGGTGCCAGTACAGCTTTCTACAGGGTGAACCAGCTCAATTAACATAGAGAGgttaaaaatacattgcaaaataaataaatagaaggtAAGAATGACAGGAACAACTACTACTGTCTTTGCTACGCAACTATCTACTAATACCATCTATCCTTGGAAACATTTCTAGATCTGTTTTATCATCTGGCCTTTATAATTTCTAGCATTCATATGGAAACGAGTACTTTAAAAAGGCTGAAACACTAAAATGCACTTTTCTTTACTTCAAACATATACCAAAgtcttttccttaagaaaaacTAACTCATTACAATGTGATGAAAAGGAAGGCACCTTAGCTGTAATTCCACTTCTTCCTAATTCTATTGTGTATTTTGTATTAAAGACTGTATTAGGGtactaattttctattttaagagaACTATCCATATTCTTCAATCTACAAAATTAGGTTGAAGCTGTGAGGCTTTAGACAGCAAATTATACACCTCTCCTGAAGGGGTGCATAGCTAAAAAAGGAGCTGTTTTCAAATGATGAAGTTACCTAGagaagaaaattgcatttttgatCACAACTATTTTCAACACAAGTctattatttttagtaaaaaaattCACAACTTTTCAAGTTGATAAAAACACTTCATATAAAGAACATGTAGGACGCATGGGGGTCAATATCTCTACTACTAATTTATATCTTCAACTTTTTGCACAAAttcacatttcacatttttaactcCTGCAACAAATGAACAAGGGAATGTCCATGAAACAGTTTcaaattattgaaataaattcagaatagggccaaaaaaataacaaaagcccAAAGCCCTCAAAAGCAGCAATTTCCTTGGCAAGACCAATCCATCCATGAAGATTCATGACTTCGGTGAAATTCTATACTAACTTGATAATTAACCAACACTACAAATTAAATTTGAAGTAATTGCCACTCAGTTTTTAAATTGCCGTGTACAAAAAGTGTAAAATTAGCTACAACAGGGAGTTTATGAGGTCCTTAGAGCATTAATAAAGAAAACACTCTCTGCTTTCCTCACATCCTTTTATTTTAGCTATATGTGTTAAACTTTTCTACGTAAGAACATGAAgcggaagaaataaaaaatgagacaTGGATGAATGACATCTTAAACTATTAAATATCAACCCAggagttattttttttcctgcttggactGTTTGTTAAGAAGAGGTAACTCTTGCCTTACCAACAAAATTCTCAGACCTTAAAAATGCTAGCACCCACATTCAACCAAAAAACTCTAACCCAAACATGTAATGTTTGGTAATCTGAAAGCAATGTCTGTAACACTTTTGAGAAAGTATCTTAAATGGATATATATGAAAATcaatagtttattaaaaaaaaaattgcagttactTGTCCTGTCAAGTAGAATTCCTCTATTATAACAATCAAATACTGTCTAATTTCAAATAACAGGCCCCAAACCCACAGATATTCATAGACAAAATCAATTTTATTCCTGTAAGATTGAACAGTGTGAAACAACTGCAACTGCTCATATTGAACTTTGCCAGGACTACCACAGTTGAGGTGTATTTCTCAAGTACTTCTTTCACTAGAGTATTTGCTTAAACAATCCTCTTGCCTTCTGGCACACCTGTCACCCAGAGAAATGATCTAGGTTAAATATAaccacattgaaaaaaaaaaaaaaaaaaggtagttaaTTTTAACCTGGATCATTTCCCCAACCCAGTTACAGGACATGGTTCCATGAACCACCGTGCTGGTACAGCTGAGGAGGGCAGCAAAGAGGTGAGAGCTGGGAGCAAGGAACGGACAGGTCTGTTTAAGTCAACACTGCCACCAAAAGCACTGCTTGTCAAACTATGTCATCAAAAAAAATACTTACTTGAAGGATTTAGAGGATCAGGATCTATGATCAGCCACTCCGCCTCTACATGCCACTTCATATCCCAGCTAGAACTATATCTGACTTTCCTTGTGCCTCTTAGTAGGTCAACTTTTAACATGCACATGAAAACAATGGCCTTATAAAAATCGCACTACAAATACGTTTTATTAGTTTACAAGCACTccttctcctgaaaaaaaaaatttcgaATTTATATCCAGGCCCAAAGTACCAGCAATTTGAAAGTGAAGCCAACCAAAAATCCAAATCTACcttaacagaaacacaaaaatgaagtACCACGGATTTCCAGTCCCTTGCTGGCCACATTTCATACACGCACGCACAGAGTATCTGACACACTGATTTTAAGGACACACGTAATTCGGGAGAGGACCGGGGGCTACCAAGAAGTCCTCATGTTTAAGAGCACGAACACATCGTAGGCACCGCAATAAAGTTATcagaggggggggaaagaaaagaaaaagcccacgAAGCGCGTACTCAAGCCCGCACCCCGCAGCTCCAGTCCACCTGCCGCAGGGAGACTTCGCGCCGCAGGAGCGCCGGGCACCCTCTAACCGCCTGGAGCCCGATGCCCCGCAAAGCTGTCCCGACGCAGGGAGGGCCCGGGGGCCCGCCACGGCCCAGCCGCCGGGCGGGCACCTACCGCCGCAGCCCCCCGCGCAGCCGCCTGCCCGCTGTGTAAACACGCTCACCGCGCTGCGCGGAGCCGCCGCGGAAAAGCTCCCCCCACGcgtggggcggcgggggcgggcacCCGCGAGACGAGCTGCCCCACGGAGGGGAGCAGCGGCGGACGTGCTCCGGGGGGAGGCGCCGCCCGCGGCTCTGCCCGCGGCTCTGCCCGCCCCACCGCcgaggggccggcggcggcccggcgcggTTCGGcacggcgcggcggcgggggatGCCGGGGAGTCCCGcgcccgccctgcctgcgcgcagcccgggcggcgggggcgggagcggcccGGGCGGGCGCTGGGCCAGGCGGGCAGGGCTCCAAACGTGCCCGGGAGTTGTGACAGGAGCAAAGTGGGTCACCGGGCCTAGCGGGTGCCCCGCgagcgccccccgcccccggcggcggccgcccccgcccgcgccctGCCCAAGGGCAGCCGCTGCCCTCCCGGCACGACGCCGCTGCCCTGGCGGCGGGGGACCCGCCGGCGCTGTCAAACTTTAACGGCTCCCCTCCGCGGCGTCCCCCGCCTTTCCCCCCCGCCGCAACCGGGCCCGgcggagccgcccgccccgcagcgCGCTCCTTACCCGGCCCCGCACGGCCGCTGCCCGCCCGACCTCTCCCGGCGAAAGCCGCTCCCTGCGCGCAGCCCCGAGCCCGCCGCCGGCACAGAGCCTCCTCCAGCGGCAACACCAGCAGCCGGGCCCGGGAGTCCCCCGCCACCGCGCCTGCGCCGCCGAGCCCAccgccggcagccgcggcgcCTCGCGCCACCGCGCGTGCGCCGAGGCGCACTGCAAGCCGCAGCACCCCAGCGCCtcgcgcggggccgccgccgcgcacgcgcagcgcggcggcggcagccggggaGGTGATCCCCGGCTCTCCACCCGCCTTTCTACGCgtgcgcgcccgcccgccggggagCCGGCTGGGCTgcgcgggaggggagggagagggctgcGCAGGCGCAGTGGGCGCCGCGCCTCCCTGACCTCGGCTCACTTCGCCTCAGATCACCCCGCTCAGTTCGGCTCCGCTCTGCTCGAGGAGGAAATGGCGGCGGCCGCGCTACCGAGCGGGGCGTGGGCCTTCGGCTGtcggccgcggggggcggcgctTCCGCGGGGTCGTGTCCGGGCGCCTCGGGACCGGGGAAGTCCGACTCGGCGAGACCCGGCAGCGCCACGTCCCCGGCTCGGAGCGTCAGTGCTCGCCCGCTCGCTGGGCTGACGGTAGCCGGGGTGCGAGGTGGGGAGCGGGGACGGCGCCCGGCCGCGCTCCGCCTCCGGACAGCGGCGCCGTGGGAGGCTGCGAGCGATGCCGCCTTGCGGCACAGCCGGGCTGGCCCGGCGGCCGGAGCggctgccgccgctgccggaCGTGATGCTCCGGGGCTTGTTTTGCAGGAGGGCGCAGAGCCCGGAGCCGAGCCCTCGGAAAGGGTTCCGCTGAACGGAGGCGCTTCCCTGCTGAAACAGTAAACCTGGTACAAACCGCCGTTCCCGGCAGTCCCTGAACGTATGACACGGTACCCGGCCATGCGTTCATCCCCAGAGGGGAATAAGCAGCATCTCGGATGCTCTCTGGGAACATGTGCCACCACAAGTTATTTAGGGATACGAGCAACCCGTCCTGGCGGTGGTTTCTTTTATCGGTGTGCGTAAACTGGTAAAACTTAACGGAGTGGCAGAGAACTGACTTGACCGTCTCGGTCCTTTTGTCTGTGTACAGTGCTTTTAGTACCAGTTTTGGAGAATAGTCTCACCTAACGTTAAAAATAAGAAGTGGCCCTAACTGAGTTTAAAATCTCAACACCTGATAAAATCCTATAACTAAAATACTGTACTAATATTGCACGGTTTGTAGAATTTGTATTGTACAGTACTAGGCTGTTGAAGTCTGAGAGCATTTCTGGACCACCAAACTGATGGAAGGCTCACACAGCACGTAAGTTTCCACAGATGTGGCTGTATTATTGACTTTGCAGAGAAAGTTGTGAAACAGCCCAGCTAATAAATACAAACAGCATCAGGTTAATCAGAGTTAATCAGAGAGATAACTGATACCGCACAGTCTTTGTGTACAACTGTAATGGATTCCAGCCATACTGCCTACTGCAGGACTGGAGTATGCTTAAATGTGCAGTGATTATGTTTGTGTAAACCTGTTCTGCATGCAGCAGAACATAGCAGCGAactcttttctgtaaaataaaacattgctcAGTGGTAATAGTATGTAAATATTCccagttttctttctcagttaCAAGGAGGTTTATTTTTCAATTGATCTCCTAAACAGCAATATATCTAACAAGCGTAATTACAAATGTGTATCTATAGAAGCTTAATTAGTGTTTGTGTCTGGAATGAAGTGAGGAACTTGACTTGGCTGCAAAATctcatggatttttctttctggattgcTTTTCAGGTAGATCAGTTTCCCCATTCGATTCAGCTTGTGACCAAAGTCTTATGCAAAGGTATTTTAGGGACAGGAACCTCTTCAGCGGTAATGCTGCTAAAGAGCTAACAATGAGCTCAGTTTTTCCActggaagaattttaaaaagcattagtaaaaacatatttttgttactTACTGATTCATAATACTCTATTTCTAGCTTTCAATTGAGGAAAATGTGATATCTAATAATTTCATTACTCATGCAAAGGATAATGCTCCTATGATGAAGTGTAGTAAAGATAATAGGATACAGCAGGAGTGGAAAATCCAGGAGAAAATAGAGGaatattttcaacaaaaatgCATAATTACCAGAACTAGAATATGGCAAAGAAACCAGGAGGCTAAAAATAGCATCAAGCTGTATGTATCAAATTTGCCACAAGATCTTTAGTAACCAGTAGTAATTCTTCAGAAAAACATATATGGGAGCGTAACACCTACCTACTGCAATGTTGCGGTAGCAAATTACTCTTTGTGGCTTGCACATCTTGCGTTTTGGGATTTGACAAGATCAAAACAGGCAACACAGCTGTGGAGATGACAcacatttgcattttttgctGAAGTTACGGCCTAAccaaggtcattttttttttaatgctgcttcttttttgaaagtattttaaaggCTCCTTAAGGAACAGGGCAGAAAGCTTAGAAATGGTGTGGtggttttatgaaaatattctccacctagaaatactatttttctggCTCTTATTGTCAATGTGAGTTTGCTCTGATGTATAATGATAGTTTGTTTCACTCACAAAGGTTACATGAGAGCCAACATAATTTTCAGGCATTGCCAAATTATGAGCAGCAAATCTTTTGTGAATTATTGAATGGTGGGACTACATTGggccagaaatgcagaaatttcCAGTGTACTTCCATTAACTCTAGCCATGTTTCCTACAGAACCGTCATCGCCATCTTGTGCATGATATACTTCAGGGCCTCTGAACAATCATCTGCTCAGAATGTTCCTTTTTGATCCTCGCTGGCATATTCAAAAGAGGATCTGTTTGAGAAAGCTGATTTTGAAACTAAATTTCACATCATTCCAGAATACTAAAGTCAGTGGATTTGACACAGCTGCTGACTTGGAAGCCTGTCACAATCTACATAATCCTTGTAAAGGTTGACTAACATTCATTCCTAGACCCTTTTCCTACAAATGGTGTAACTGACCAAGAAccagaaacatctgcttttaaCCTGCAGATTCCTTtggattttgctgctgctttgtcacaTCTGATGGCTGCAATCGTGATTGCATGGTCACTTCACTTGGACATAAGTAAGGGTCACCGAAGGGGAGGTTTGGCACTTTCCTGTCATATCTAGTGACATATTCCTATTACTTCCAGTGTGACGACACTAGCACTTGTACAGTTGGTATTGTGCTTGTGTACCTCACGGCACCCCTAGTAGCAGGAGGGAGGTTCACCGCTAAGAGGAAGCGGTTGGTAGCACTCCTTTTATAGCAGCCAAGACTGATATTCACCTGATGTGACTGTGGAATCGTATCTAAAGTCACTGATGACCTATTTACATTTAAATCTACCAGTTAGCTTTCTAGTTGGAAGTGGCAGATAATGGCAGATAAGACATTATCTCTGAAATGTGTCTGCTAGTTATCTCTTTgaatctgcaaaataaaagtttCTAGAAGTGGTATCTGCCAGTAGGTATTAACTAATAGCACAGCTGTATCCtactgggtgaaaaaaaaatgggtaatgttaattttcttgttcttcttaGGTATCTGTGTGCCAAGTGTTAAGTGAAcggtttctgtttcatttttctttctgcatcctGATGCTATAAACCATGTCAACTGCATATAACTAAATCTCCATTAGCACACTGAGATTGTTTTTTTGATGATGAGTCActggaaaaataacattaatacCCTACAATTTGATTCACTActcataataaataaaaatgttgaatcAGGAGCATGGTCTCTTCATTCACGCATGTAGTTTTGCTTATCTACAGCTGTACTGTAAACTATTTTGTTAAGGTTATACATATTTTTGTTAGGAAGGAACAACTGATCCAACCGTCAGTATTCTAAAATAGTTGGAAGATTATCCTTGACACTGGAGAAGATTCTTGAACAGCTGTCAAACAAATGGAACTATTAGTTGATGGATTCGGGGCCAAATCCTGATTTGATATCGCTATACACGCCATTGTCTTCGGGTCAGCTTTTCAGTGGGGGGAACTGAGAAGGTCCTTGGCAGAGCAGAGTTACACTACAGTTGTTTCACTGAGAGTTAAAGGAGTATCTTGCAACCATGCTGgataaaaggaggaagaaagtatGGATTAGAGCCCACCAGCTAATACCTTCCCCTTCCCATTCCATTTAAGCGGAGTTGGTATGAAATGGAGAATCCAGACTCTCGGTGTCAATGACAGCCATCTATAGGTATCCAAAGGTAAGGATGGCTTTCATTTACTACATCAATTCTCTTccacaaatcaaaaccaaaaaaacataCAAGTGAAACAAAAGCTCTTTTTGTTTGGgcgtttttttaattgtttcaggcTTACCAAAGGAGTAAAAAACTGTATTTGAGCTGATTTATGTCAGAACAGATGATCTGCATTAAAATTTTCTCAAGTAATAGGTGATTTCATCACATCACTGCTTTTTGTATTGGCGTCTTCAtgagcagaaatatttcatgCTGACAGTGTCGTCATACTCAAtgtcctttttggttttttttcctaagacagTTTCTATTGCTCCAACTTCTGCTAGTTTCCATTCAAGCTCTGTAAAAACAAATGACAATTTATTCTGATAATTGCAATAAATCCTCACTTAAGAGGAAAAGGACTTTTATAAGACCAAGCTCCatctcaacaacaacaaaaaatagagCCATCCTTGCGACAACCCAACTTTATCTCAGTAAAATATCTAACCGTGAAATTGCAAAGTATCCATGCTTACCCAATATTGTTACCACAGAATTACATAAAttaattctttgttttttctagacttttttctacaaaaatattcaaaaaccTTTTCCACCTTTAAGCAGTGATCTTTAGGTCTAATGATTACAAACAACATAAAATTTTCTATAAcgtgaattatttaaaaatatttctcatacCTTCCACTTTAAGATCTATTCCCCCACATTCAGCTACTCCAATGAACCTGCCTTTTATTTCACGAGTTTTATATACAAGTATTGTGGGTAAACATCTGTCACAGTAATTCTGAATGCAGCTGTTTACAATGGCTTTGAGAAACTTGACCTCTGGAAACTTTCTGGCTAGCAGGCTGAGATGTTCGTTAACCAATAAACACATTGGGATGCtggaaaagaataagaaagtATGAGGACACTTTGGTGTAAATGATTTGCAAAATAActaaacttattaaaaataaaacctttgaaGAATAAATGTACCTTTTCCTATAGTCTGCTTCTACTTTAATTTGTTATAAGAATTGCACCACAAATTTTATTTAGCTTCTTCTAAGATCATTGTGATTTAAAGAGCTGTCCAAGTAAGAATTTTCAATGCATACGTAATAGGCACAGTCTATAAAATGTCAGTAAAGCTACCAGACACTTCAAGCATTGTGCCTCAGTTTTGATCTCCACTAAGATTTTAAAGCTCATTTTGTCCATTTATTGTAGagtttaaatgagaatttttaatCTGTAATATAcattttactttaatttatttgaaCTGGCTTTCAGTTTAACATTTAATTACATCTTCATTCTTTTAGTAAAACGTAAGTAAAGTCAGGGAAACCTTTGTATAGTCATATTATCACCATAGGCCTGTTCATTACTTTCATAGCTCCTATTTGCAATGCAATCGCCATATAAACCTCAGTTAAAAAAGCGCAAACAAAACAACGGGGTTTTTTGTTCCCCCCCAGCCTGTTAACCTTTTAGAAGTTTGGATCTTCATTGTGACTGACTGAAGTTAAAGCAGCTGACTTAGCCTATGGACCCTCAAAAAGTTCCAGCAGCACCCTCCCGTGGCCAAAGACAGGTGAGGCAGTTTTGTTACTAGCCATAAGAGCCTGGCGATCTCATATTCATTCCTAAGGAATTTTGAGTTTCCTCACAGACTCGTATTTATGCAATGATAAAGAACAAAATTGGTTCTCCAGtaaacaaaaacaatgaaaagcaagaaaagcagctattttctttcttcagatctgtaaatttaaattattctaatttgaacaatttcatttcatagaatcatagaataccaggttggaagggacttcaaggatc
This region of Aptenodytes patagonicus chromosome 4, bAptPat1.pri.cur, whole genome shotgun sequence genomic DNA includes:
- the PDCL2 gene encoding phosducin-like protein 2, with product MVLHLQKEAEVKPYERMNLEELKEAEDDFDEADRKAIELYRQQRLQEWKCLQRMQKYGELREICGAQYVKEVTNAPEDVWVIIHLYRSNIPMCLLVNEHLSLLARKFPEVKFLKAIVNSCIQNYCDRCLPTILVYKTREIKGRFIGVAECGGIDLKVEELEWKLAEVGAIETVLGKKTKKDIEYDDTVSMKYFCS